The proteins below are encoded in one region of Corvus hawaiiensis isolate bCorHaw1 chromosome 3, bCorHaw1.pri.cur, whole genome shotgun sequence:
- the TDRD6 gene encoding tudor domain-containing protein 6 isoform X4 yields MSAGPGSLGRGDTVTLRVSAVGLYSEVPILRLWGLLGERKADYALLHREIQAAAGPRLAARPEPSGSGASGTRLCPGELALVEVLGIWYRCCVVSCSAQGYRVFLLDEGYVVATSAYYLARGCSELFQLRPEVLGCVVADVMPSQGHEGTACGDSPVSRWTVEAMEFLSFLHGKEVSGVVQEVITPQLIVLELPQLVVQMRQLGLAKRVSPSWFCQVLRRCLPFGQLKKQLWQQPPACSLGTFADPQLVHVLLSYWPLSPALDYYYPQLQLGVTEPVLVTHVSDPHHIYCQLQCLSEEICCLSDTMCHAYDQWEQDLLPKVGSPCAARGMDGQWYRAILLELIGEGQDQHAALVIFVDYGRKETVTRANLRHLPAECFRMPVVTYICALQGVSDGGRGWSPLQVDLLKALVLGRGVSAHIEAFNSFEHLYYVTLYGENGIDLNGLFGSQACCLVSTHVSQTEAHEQLEVEESLVEELGLPPEAPPVLTHGGLAGAAVAGVHLKTWTFYSARVSHLQDPSEFWLQLHEHYQLFRQLRQCMWNFYSHSTKLDGAEWDPQPGSLCCASWNEGVFYRAVVTRVLDTGVEIHLVDRGSTETVGLCAVKELLPRFRELPALALKCCLAGVSPLRGSWSEASVSAFREMVLNKELKVWFLSVQGDKYMVEIFDQSQLGERRVSKLMGQRGYAKYQRYEMPKTSQKSDKSVTQASSLVCAAEESQKNAEKRRREECDLKSSDRVVDSHVDVMVRESPIAAIHSSRSTELCSQDYEGKENLHASLGQNYAEIKPGSSCGGHLEVGSTVNVILSYVENPSCFWCQLSRNFHDLEVLMDEIQEHCKNSSQPHVWPNLVCLAQYSEDKKWYRALIVSEGVCAEKVEVIYVDYGNREQVCLTKLRAISEHFLRLEAQAFRCSLYNLIQPNGQNPFAWDEEAIQTFRQFVVDSSSDLDLKCTIFALASINRDLFNIVDLITPFQSACQFLTEKGVARPLFPQKRLESLVQLHSFYYSSHGIKIGSEEDVYITHVENPWMFYCQLERCADTLAQLADNISRLSERVTSTGTLGKSGTLCLARYSDSQWYRGVIMERQPKAKVFFVDFGNTEAIETDDLLILPSDASDILLVPMQAIKCSVSDVSSVSKEAATWFKEAVLERRLKAIVVAKDSDNTLLVELFDGNTQINTKLKDLSLNSTGLCSHVHNETLCSRNTDVNERDEPAESPLNAGKPLERKRRPEAQQEQGSRRHLKEEVLDLFQHSVKGDVAAGLLGPGEMLSSKDAILLDKAGEESLLFSLMDTLSDTKSDAEGRCIMLKNSSDLPPQKIVPALKTLVYVSYINDLQDFYVQLGSDEVQLNNILESLNNGKSVKEPCGQLFQAGDLISAVYSEDSLWYRAVVKEKTSDNSIRVHYIDYGDTSVISVDQACRLPKDLSSIPAMSIHCFLGGLKCKKSADWTEKALFYFTKRTSEILLSCEFVKKVDDKWEVILSDHQGIITVDLADKDLPSRERLFLRKKMDKREKSDMITVCEPLPPQVQNEISDVSDCKSFIWKFPEAGQTLKIYVTVVNSPGFFWCHCADTKDVSYIEKKIEEAEKLGLSSLNDSKSCIKSGDTCLAKYSQDGWFYRAQISSVKDDSVVVRHVDYGSEEAISLEMIRQMPCELLRVPAQAFACCLSGFSPSEGSWLSDANKKFYDMTENLALGAEVVEIRENKDSEVPLCVVKLEASGNSINEEMKPFWKANKETGDSAFSNLCNSLKENSSSNSNLGLCLDKETTAVCGLAQEESENALFCSDPFLGITSECVETAEANVSVGAASGKVDDGYEMGKCENSFDKEIALSEGDSDNNMLLEPMRSYSPHIVGNGMKAVEQDLPEIMFGEEAEPKAKLTGSAPAASLFLGKEQELQRLPVLRAQPSASNGTGTLELDPLEMHLPCYDLNELLEELEGLLEKSSFGEGTKEALEAKSLEMQAASGSKARETVLEQELLELTDVREETGQLGALNCLEVLPLRNEKENLVPSVSDREKAVELIASDVQPSLGEKTKKLQANLSGIHETEAVLDDWMEADPPSLWLPTSGGRPEKELCQKMHDKQLMLGAKFEPFLELVLPNVQPPQEDREEDLLGLEHDVLQSSANSGSQFSFLSKDSAHQRPVFTVKSHDCKVEKHKGWRKKKEDCVEEWMEQDLTDSFKESGNTCVQSLGCRPGEDEKQNENLADCNAGLCCWFQMCGVDLSQMVRRSHFGGI; encoded by the exons ATGAGCGCCGGGCCGGGGTCCCTCGGCCGCGGCGATACCGTCACCTTGCGGGTCAGCGCCGTGGGGCTCTACTCCGAGGTGCCTATCCTGCGGCTATGGGGGCTGCTGGGCGAACGCAAGGCTGACTATGCCCTCCTCCACCGCGAAATCCaggcggcggccgggccgcgccTGGCGGCCCGCCCAGAGCCCAGTGGGTCGGGGGCCAGCGGGaccaggctgtgcccaggagaGCTGGCACTGGTGGAGGTGTTGGGCATCTGGTACCGCTGCTGTGTGGTGAGTTGCAGTGCCCAGGGGTACCGTGTCTTCCTGCTGGACGAGGGGTACGTGGTGGCCACATCCGCATACTACTTGGCACggggctgctcagagctgttccagctgCGCCCAGAGGTGCTGGGCTGTGTCGTGGCTGATGTCATGCCCTCCCAGGGTCACGAGGGGACAGCCTGTGGGGATTCACCAGTGTCCAGGTGGACCGTGGAGGCGATGGAGTTCCTCAGCTTCCTGCATGGCAAGGAGGTGTCTGGTGTGGTGCAGGAGGTGATAACGCCACAGCTTATCGTACTCGAGCTGCCCCAGCTCGTGGTCCAGATGCGGCAGCTGGGCCTGGCCAAGCGTGTCTCTCCCAGCTGGTTCTGCCAGGTACTCAGGCGCTGCCTGCCTTTTGGCCAGTTAaagaagcagctctggcagcagcctccAGCGTGTTCCCTTGGAACTTTTGCAGATCCGCAGCTTGTCCATGTGTTGCTCTCGTACTGGCCTCTGTCACCTGCTTTGGATTACTACTACCCTCAGCTTCAGTTGGGTGTGACGGAGCCTGTCCTAGTGACCCATGTCTCTGACCCACACCACATCTACTGCCAGTTGCAGTGCCTGTCTGAGGAGATCTGTTGCCTTTCTGATACCATGTGCCATGCTTATGACCAGTGGGAGCAGGATTTATTGCCCAAAGTGGGCTCGCCCTGTGCTGCCCGTGGGATGGATGGCCAGTGGTACCGTGCCATTCTGCTGGAGCTCATTGGTGAGGGGCAGGACCAGCATGCAGCTCTTGTGATCTTTGTGGACTATGGCAGGAAGGAGACTGTAACCAGAGCTAACCTGCGCCATTTGCCTGCTGAGTGTTTTCGCATGCCTGTCGTCACTTACATCTGTGCTCTTCAGGGTGTTTCGGATGGGGGGCGTGGCTGGTCCCCGTTACAGGTCGATTTGCTGAAAGCATTGGTGCTCGGCAGAGGAGTGAGTGCTCACATTGAAGCCTTTAACTCCTTTGAGCATCTCTATTATGTGACACTCTATGGGGAAAACGGCATTGATTTGAACGGTCTTTTTGGGTCTCAGGCTTGCTGCCTGGTCAGTACTCATGTGAGCCAAACTGAGGCTCATGAGCAGCTGGAAGTAGAGGAATCCTTAGTTGAAGAATTGGGATTGCCACCAGAAGCACCTCCTGTTTTAACACACGGAGGTTTGGCTGGTGCTGCTGTAGCTGGTGTGCATCTGAAGACCTGGACATTCTACAGTGCACGGGTCTCTCACCTCCAAGACCCATCTGAGTTTTGGCTGCAGCTCCATGAGCATTATCAGCTTTTCAGGCAGCTAAGGCAGTGCATGTGGAATTTTTATTCCCATTCCACAAAGCTGGATGGTGCTGAGTGGGACCcacagcctggatccctttgtTGTGCCAGTTGGAACGAGGGTGTCTTCTATCGAGCGGTGGTCACCAGGGTACTGGACACTGGGGTGGAAATACACCTGGTGGACAGAGGCAGTACAGAAACTGTGGGTCTGTGTGCTGtgaaggagctgctccctcGGTTCAGGGAACTGCCTGCTTTAGCTCTGAAGTGTTGTTTGGCAGGTGTCTCCCCTCTGAGAGGGAGTTGGAGTGAAGCCTCTGTGTCTGCATTCAGGGAGATGGTACTGAACAAAGAACTAAAGGTTTGGTTTTTGAGTGTGCAGGGTGACAAATACATGGTTGAAATTTTTGACCAGTCCCAGTTAGGAGAGAGAAGAGTAAGTAAACTCATGGGCCAGAGGGGTTATGCTAAATACCAGAGGTATGAAATGCCCAAGACTTCCCAGAAATCAGATAAGTCTGTGACACAGGCCTCTTCTCTAGTATGTGCTGCAGAGGAAAgccaaaaaaatgcagagaagagGCGCAGAGAAGAATGTGATCTAAAGAGCAGTGATAGAGTGGTTGATTCTCATGTGGATGTGATGGTCAGAGAGAGCCCTATTGCAGCCATTCACAGTTCTAGAAGTACTGAACTTTGTTCTCAAGACTATGAGGGTAAGGAAAATCTGCACGCTTCTTTGGGTCAGAACTATGCGGAAATTAAGCCAGGCTCCTCTTGTGGAGGCCACTTAGAAGTGGGAAGTACAGTTAATGTTATTTTGTCATATGTTGAAAATCCTAGTTGTTTTTGGTGTCAGTTAAGTAGAAATTTCCATGACCTTGAGGTACTAATGGATGAAATTCAGGAGCATTGCAAGAATTCATCCCAGCCACATGTTTGGCCAAATCTTGTGTGTTTAGCCCAGTACTCGGAGGATAAAAAATGGTACAGGGCTTTAATAGTTAGTGAAGGAGTGTGTGCAGAAAAAGTAGAAGTCATATATGTTGACTATGGCAACAGAGAGCAGGTGTGTCTAACGAAGCTCCGTGCAATTAGTGAACACTTCCTTAGGTTAGAGGCTCAGGCATTCAGGTGCAGCCTTTACAACTTAATCCAACCTAATGGTCAGAATCCTTTTGCCTGGGATGAAGAAGCCATTCAGACTTTTCGGCAGTTTGTTGTTGATTCATCATCTGACCTTGATCTGAAGTGTACAATATTTGCCTTGGCTTCAATAAATAGGGACCTGTTTAACATTGTAGATTTAATCACGCCTTTTCAGAGTGCTTGCCAGTTTCTCACTGAGAAAGGTGTAGCCAGACCTTTATTTCCTCAAAAGCGCTTGGAATCTTTGGTCCAGCTTCACTCCTTCTATTATTCTAGTCACGGTATCAAAATTGGGAGTGAGGAAGACGTTTATATTACGCATGTTGAGAATCCATGGATGTTCTACTGCCAACTTGAAAGGTGTGCAGATACCTTGGCACAGCTGGCTGATAACATCAGTCGCCTGAGTGAGAGAGTGACCAGCACAGGAACCTTGGGAAAGTCTGGGACCTTGTGTCTGGCAAGGTACTCTGACAGTCAGTGGTATAGGGGAGTAATTATGGAAAGACAACCTAAGGCTAAAGTCTTCTTTGTGGATTTTGGGAACACAGAGGCAATAGAGACAGATGATCTGCTTATTTTACCCAGTGATGCTTCTGATATCTTGCTTGTGCCGATGCAGGCCATAAAGTGTTCTGTGTCTGATGTATCATCTGTTTCCAAAGAAGCTGCAACATGGTTTAAGGAAGCCGTCCTAGAAAGGAGATTAAAAGCAATAGTGGTAGCAAAGGACTCTGATAATACACTGCTGGTAGAGTTGTTTGATGGAAATACTCAAATTAATACAAAACTGAAGGACCTAAGCCTAAACAGTACAGGACTGTGTAGTCATGTACACAATGAGACTTTGTGCTCTAGAAATACAGATGTGAATGAGAGGGATGAGCCTGCAGAGTCCCCTTTAAATGCAGGTAAGCCTCTTGAAAGAAAACGTCGACCCGAAGCCCAGCAAGAACAAGGGAGCAGAAGACACTTAAAAGAAGAAGTTTTAGACCTTTTCCAGCACTCTGTGAAGGGAGATGTGGCAGCTGGATTACTAGGACCTGGTGAAATGCTTAGCAGTAAGGATGCTATTTTGTTGGATAAAGCAGGGGAGGAGtctctgctcttttccctgATGGATACACTGTCAGATACTAAATCTGATGCTGAAGGCAGGTGTATAATGCTTAAAAATTCATCTGATCTACCACCACAGAAGATAGTGCCAGCTCTTAAAACTTTAGTGTATGTGTCTTACATCAATGACCTGCAGGATTTTTATGTTCAACTAGGGAGTGACGAGGTTCAGCTTAACAACATTTTGGAAAGTTTAAACAATGGGAAATCAGTGAAGGAGCCTTGTGGACAACTTTTCCAAGCAGGAGATTTAATCAGTGCTGTGTATTCAGAAGACAGCCTGTGGTATCGAGCTGTAGTAAAAGAGAAGACTTCTGACAATTCGATAAGGGTACATTATATTGATTATGGTGATACTTCAGTGATTAGTGTTGATCAAGCATGCAGGCTCCCTAAGGACTTGTCATCTATTCCAGCAATGAGTATTCACTGCTTTCTAGGTGGActtaaatgcaaaaaaagtgCAGACTGGACAGAGAAAGCACTGTTTTACTTCACCAAGAGAACAAGTGAAATCCTGCTGTCATGTGAATTTGTAAAGAAGGTTGATGATAAATGGGAAGTTATTCTCAGTGACCATCAAGGTATAATAACAGTGGATTTAGCTGATAAAGATCTTCCAAGTagagaaagactttttttaagaaaaaaaatggataaaagagAGAAGAGTGACATGATAACCGTCTGTGAGCCTTTGCCTCCTCAGGTACAAAATGAGATTTCCGATGTAAGTGATTGTAAATCATTTATCTGGAAATTTCCAGAGGCAGGTCAGACTTTAAAAATTTATGTCACAGTGGTAAATAGTCCAGGATTTTTCTGGTGTCACTGTGCTGATACCAAAGATGTGAGCTACATCgagaaaaaaatagaggaagCTGAAAAGCTTGGGCTAAGCTCTCTGAACGATAGCAAGTCTTGTATTAAAAGTGGTGATACTTGTCTAGCAAAATACAGTCAAGATGGGTGGTTCTACAGAGCTCAGATCAGCAGTGTGAAAGATGACAGTGTAGTTGTTAGACATGTGGATTACGGAAGTGAGGAAGCCATCAGCCTGGAGATGATCCGACAGATGCCATGTGAACTGCTCAGAGTACCTGCACAAGCATTTGCTTGCTGTCTGTCAGGTTTCAGTCCCTCAGAGGGCTCATGGCTTAGTGATGCAAATAAGAAGTTTTATGATATGACTGAAAACCTTGCATTAGGAGCTGAAGTAGTAGAAATTCGGGAAAACAAAGATTCTGAAGTCCCTCTGTGTGTTGTCAAGCTGGAAGCTTCTGGCAATAGTATTAATGAAGAGATGAAGCCTTTCTGGAAGGCTAATAAAGAAACTGGTGACAGTGCTTTCTCAAACCTTTGCAACTCCCTAAAGGAAAATAGCAGTTCAAACAGCAATTTGGGTCTTTGTCTCGACAAAGAAACTACTGCTGTTTGTGGATTAGCTCAGGAAGAGAgtgaaaatgctttgttttgttctgatcCTTTCCTGGGTATAACTTCTGAGTGCGTAGAGACTGCAGAAGCAAATGTGTCAGTGGGAGCTGCCAGTGGGAAGGTTGATGATGGGTACGAGATGGGAAAGTGTGAGAATAGTTTTGATAAAGAGATAGCTCTGTCTGAAGGTGACAGTGATAACAATATGTTACTAGAACCAATGAGAAGCTACAGTCCTCATATTGTGGGGAATGGAATGAAAGCTGTAGAACAAGACTTGCCTGAAataatgtttggagaggaggcTGAGCCGAAAGCAAAACTGACAGGCAGTGCTCCAGCAGCCAGCCTTTTCCTAGGAAAAGAACAAGAACTGCAGAGATTGCCAGTGCTCCGGGCACAGCCATCTGCAAGCAATGGAACAGGGACATTAGAACTGGATCCGTTAGAAATGCACTTACCATGTTATGATCTAAACGAGCTCTTGGAGGAGCTAGAGGGACTTTTGGAAAAGTCCTCCTTTGGTGAAGGAACAAAGGAAGCACTGGAAGCAAAGTCACTTGAAATGCAGGCAGCATCAGGCAGCAAAGCAAGAGAGACGGTGTTGGAACAGGAACTGCTGGAGCTGACAGATGTGAGGGAGGAGACAGGGCAGTTGGGAGCTCTGAACTGTCTTGAAGTTTTACCATTACGtaatgagaaagaaaacctgGTGCCTTCAGTTAGTGACAGAGAGAAGGCAGTAGAGCTGATTGCATCTGATGTTCAGCCTTCTTTGGGAGAGAAGACCAAAAAACTGCAAGCAAATTTGTCTGGAATTCATGAAACAGAAGCTGTACTAGATGATTGGATGGAAGCAGACCCTCCTTCCCTATGGCTGCCAACATCTGGTGGTAGACCTGAGAAAGAACTGTGTCAGAAGATGCATGACAAGCAGTTGATGCTAGGAGCCAAATTTGAGCCCTTTCTGGAACTGGTGCTGCCTAATGTTCAGCCGCCTCAGGAAGACAGGGAGGAGGACTTGTTAGGGCTGGAACATGATGTGCTGCAGAGTTCTGCAAATAGTGGAAgtcaattttcatttctttcaaaagacTCAGCACATCAGAGGCCTGTTTTCACTGTGAAGTCACATGACTGCAAAGTTGAGAAACACAAGGGGTGGCGGAAGAAGAAAGAGGACTGTGTGGAAGAATGGATGGAACAAGACTTGACTGACTCATTTAAAGAGAGTGGAAATACATGTGTTCAGTCTTTAGGCTGTAGGCCTGGGGaagatgaaaagcaaaatgagaatTTGGCTGACTGCAATGCAG GGCTTTGCTGTTGGTTCCAAATGTGTGGTGTGGACCTCTCTCAAATGGTGCGACGCTCGCATTTTGGAGGTATCTGA